Genomic segment of Sander vitreus isolate 19-12246 chromosome 17, sanVit1, whole genome shotgun sequence:
agcagtaggctagatggagccggttacctccaggatctgtgctaagctgggctagcggtgggggcgtcagccagagttacgacacgcacggagatgagaagggtgtgTACGGACTTAtccaactctgggggatacggtggataagacaaagtcccaataagtcggcgtgttcctttaagtagtTTTCTCTGAGTTAGCCTGGGCACTCTTTGTTAATCACCAAACGGTTTGTTGTTTTACTTTCAGAAGCCGTGAAGGAGCTGAATGCAGCTACAGCCTGTCAGAAGGAGGTAATGAATCAAACATACCGGCATTACTTAAATTAAGCCGGTGAGGGTTCAATAATGTAGGTTTTGGTCCATTTTCAATTCATTACCCAGCCCTATTTTAAGTCTTGGAAAGCACAGAGGCACATTTATCTAAAACAGTACTCTTAACTGTGTCAACTAACCTACGTGTCAACGTGGGAAAGCAGCGATGTAATCTCCGGGCCCATGTGGCCCACGGCCTTGGCTGCCTCCAGGATGGCTCTCCGGTACATCCCTTTCTTCTTGCGGTTGAAGCGGGACCTGAAGAGCTCCCTGAAGGGCGACAGTTTGGCAACGGAGAGCTGGGAAGTGGTGGGTGAGCCAAACCACGCCACCTTGGCCTGGGGCCACTGGGCCTCGCAACTGGCCGTCTCCTGTTTGCGGGTGCCGCTGATGCTGAGGACGCGTGCTGGCCACCAGGGGAAGCCGTGAATCTTCCCCCACACAATGTCGCCCACCGCCACGGCGTGACCCTCTTCTGTTACACACTTTGTCATGCTGCGGGTGTGAAGCCGCACTGTAAGTGGCGGCACTGTCTTGCAGTCTTCCCGTGAGGGTACAGAAGATGAGGTTACGGACAGGTCTTCACCTGGGGCCAGATCGCACAGCTCTGGTGAGGTGCCGTCAGAGCTGAAGGACTTGGACTCATCAAGACTGTCGCTGCTGCAGACCGACAGGCTCGAAGAATCCGCTTTACGCTTACGGAAATTGATGAGAAGGGTGAGGTCGCTGTGGCCGCGCTCCGCCTCCTCTCCCGAACTCCCCGACCACAGCTCCAGGGAGTTTTTACCTTCCCCTGAGTCTTCAGAGTGGGGGAGGCAGGGACCGGGAACCCTGGGGCTTCGTCTCCTGGCGCCTCCTACGAGTTCTGCCTCATACTCGACCAcactctcctccccctccctctgagGGGGTCTCAAGTGGATCTTTGGAGAGGGTAGGTCCTGACCCACGGTTGTATAAGGCCGGGTTAGTTTGAGTTTGGGAATGGAAACGGTGAGGCCAGACCTGGTGGCATCTAAAATGTGCCGTTGCTCCTTGGTGGGATCAGAAGGCGTCTTGccattttctcccacaccattCTGCACCAGTTGTTTGGGGCAGAATGGCTTGACTGAACCGTGGACTCTCGCGGGGATCTTCATGACCTCCCCCTTGCCCTGTGGAGTGCTGTAGGAGATCTTTATGACAGGACTGTGGGGGATAACGTCAGCTCCGGGGAACTTTTCCCCTTCGGCTTCCCCCCTTTTGTCCTTCCTGAGGCGCTTGCTGTCAAGGCTGGTGCCGTTTTCACGTCTCTTAGTGTCCTTGGTTGCAACTACATCCAATTTCCTCGACAGCTTAGAGGGGGTATCCTTGTCATCGCCATCGTCATCGCTCTGTAGTGCATTCTCTTTTCGTGAAGTCTTAGTGTTGCTCATGCCATCTTTGCTGTCCTCGTCACTATTCAGTGTGTTCTTGCACTTTTCACACAGTACCTGCCGTGGCCGCAGACGGATAGTACTCATGGTCATGCGGCCCGGCTCTCGTGACCGcctcttctttcttttgatTGGTCGCGGAGGGGGCTGAGGTACCCATTGGCTGTAGCTGTGGCGCACCCATAAGGGCTGAGGGAA
This window contains:
- the pwwp2b gene encoding PWWP domain-containing protein 2B isoform X2 is translated as MEAVAEELRAGSRVPVTIDQIVNDTLVVTLTYRERSYTGILLDCDKKTGLFCLPDITAKPGDCLISTRACEVPEVLSEEPVSKSPSQASYRPKDENTLPEISIPTAPLPCPVPTPVPAGQTLYPPYFEGAPFPQPLWVRHSYSQWVPQPPPRPIKRKKRRSREPGRMTMSTIRLRPRQVLCEKCKNTLNSDEDSKDGMSNTKTSRKENALQSDDDGDDKDTPSKLSRKLDVVATKDTKRRENGTSLDSKRLRKDKRGEAEGEKFPGADVIPHSPVIKISYSTPQGKGEVMKIPARVHGSVKPFCPKQLVQNGVGENGKTPSDPTKEQRHILDATRSGLTVSIPKLKLTRPYTTVGQDLPSPKIHLRPPQREGEESVVEYEAELVGGARRRSPRVPGPCLPHSEDSGEGKNSLELWSGSSGEEAERGHSDLTLLINFRKRKADSSSLSVCSSDSLDESKSFSSDGTSPELCDLAPGEDLSVTSSSVPSREDCKTVPPLTVRLHTRSMTKCVTEEGHAVAVGDIVWGKIHGFPWWPARVLSISGTRKQETASCEAQWPQAKVAWFGSPTTSQLSVAKLSPFRELFRSRFNRKKKGMYRRAILEAAKAVGHMGPEITSLLSHVDT
- the pwwp2b gene encoding PWWP domain-containing protein 2B isoform X1; protein product: MEAVAEELRAGSRVPVTIDQIVNDTLVVTLTYRERSYTGILLDCDKKTGLFCLPDITAKPGDCLISTRACEVPEVLSEEPVSKSPSQASYRPKDENTLPEISIPTAPLPCPVPTPVPAGQTLYPPYFEGAPFPQPLWVRHSYSQWVPQPPPRPIKRKKRRSREPGRMTMSTIRLRPRQVLCEKCKNTLNSDEDSKDGMSNTKTSRKENALQSDDDGDDKDTPSKLSRKLDVVATKDTKRRENGTSLDSKRLRKDKRGEAEGEKFPGADVIPHSPVIKISYSTPQGKGEVMKIPARVHGSVKPFCPKQLVQNGVGENGKTPSDPTKEQRHILDATRSGLTVSIPKLKLTRPYTTVGQDLPSPKIHLRPPQREGEESVVEYEAELVGGARRRSPRVPGPCLPHSEDSGEGKNSLELWSGSSGEEAERGHSDLTLLINFRKRKADSSSLSVCSSDSLDESKSFSSDGTSPELCDLAPGEDLSVTSSSVPSREDCKTVPPLTVRLHTRSMTKCVTEEGHAVAVGDIVWGKIHGFPWWPARVLSISGTRKQETASCEAQWPQAKVAWFGSPTTSQLSVAKLSPFRELFRSRFNRKKKGMYRRAILEAAKAVGHMGPEITSLLSHVDTLRTEERSPRFF